The Chloroflexota bacterium genome window below encodes:
- the rph gene encoding ribonuclease PH: protein MSTIAPARRTDGRAANQLRPVKIVHDYLKFAEGSVLIRVGDTRVICAATIEDRVPGWMRGKGGGWITAEYSMLPRAGTERSQREASTGRVGGRTHEIQRLIGRSLRACIDLPRLGERTITLDCDVVQADGGTRTASITGAYVALARALNKFGMAHLLVGKVAAVSVGIVGGQTLLDLNYAEDSTAEVDMNIVMTDDDRLIEVQGTGEQRSFSRDQMNQMLDLGSAGIRQLFEVQRLAIEAPAAE from the coding sequence ATGTCAACCATCGCCCCGGCTCGACGCACCGATGGCCGTGCAGCCAACCAGCTGCGGCCGGTCAAGATCGTCCACGACTACCTGAAGTTCGCGGAGGGATCGGTCCTGATCCGGGTCGGCGACACCCGGGTGATCTGTGCGGCGACGATCGAGGATCGCGTCCCGGGCTGGATGCGGGGCAAGGGCGGTGGCTGGATCACCGCCGAGTACTCGATGCTGCCGCGGGCCGGCACCGAACGCAGCCAGCGCGAAGCCAGCACCGGTCGGGTCGGCGGCCGGACCCACGAGATCCAGCGCCTGATCGGCCGATCCCTGCGCGCCTGCATCGACCTGCCGCGTCTCGGGGAGCGCACGATCACGCTGGACTGTGACGTGGTCCAGGCCGACGGCGGCACCCGGACCGCGAGCATCACGGGTGCGTACGTGGCGCTCGCACGGGCGCTCAACAAGTTCGGCATGGCTCACCTGCTGGTGGGCAAGGTCGCCGCAGTCAGCGTTGGCATCGTGGGCGGGCAGACGCTCCTCGACCTGAACTACGCAGAAGACTCGACCGCAGAGGTCGACATGAACATCGTGATGACCGATGACGATCGCCTGATCGAGGTGCAGGGCACGGGCGAGCAACGGTCGTTCTCGCGGGACCAGATGAACCAGATGCTCGATCTCGGGTCGGCCGGGATCCGTCAGCTGTTCGAGGTACAGCGGCTGGCGATCGAAGCTCCCGCGGCCGAGTGA
- a CDS encoding non-canonical purine NTP pyrophosphatase — protein MSDLLLATGNPGKQREFSRLLEGLPGRLVLPQQIGLTLDIPEPHPTYAENAAAKASAYARASGLPALADDSGIEVAALDWGPGARSARYGGSEVDDRATLILDLLGDASDRRARMVCWLALAIPGAAPDGTARSPRIELFSGVMEGEIAHERRGHGGFGYDPIFQLPSGITTAELPEGEKDLVSHRGRAVAAALPRLRSLLGAS, from the coding sequence GTGAGCGACCTGCTGCTGGCGACCGGCAACCCGGGCAAGCAGCGCGAGTTCTCCCGTCTACTGGAGGGCCTGCCCGGCCGCCTTGTGCTCCCGCAGCAGATTGGGCTGACCCTCGACATCCCGGAGCCGCACCCCACCTACGCCGAGAATGCCGCCGCCAAGGCATCTGCCTACGCCCGCGCGTCCGGGTTGCCCGCGCTGGCCGATGACTCAGGTATCGAAGTGGCGGCGCTCGACTGGGGCCCCGGCGCGCGATCTGCCCGCTACGGTGGCTCGGAGGTTGACGATCGAGCAACCCTGATCCTGGACCTGCTTGGCGATGCGAGCGACCGACGGGCGCGAATGGTCTGCTGGCTCGCGCTGGCAATTCCCGGCGCCGCGCCGGACGGAACGGCGCGCTCGCCGCGCATCGAGCTGTTCAGCGGGGTCATGGAGGGGGAGATCGCGCACGAACGCCGAGGCCACGGGGGTTTCGGCTACGACCCCATCTTCCAGCTTCCCAGCGGGATCACCACCGCCGAGCTGCCAGAGGGCGAGAAAGACCTCGTCTCGCACCGCGGCCGAGCAGTGGCAGCAGCGCTGCCGCGCCTCCGCTCGCTGCTCGGGGCGAGCTGA
- a CDS encoding polyprenol monophosphomannose synthase — translation MAREGRASPGGGLASDPPQAPRVGLAAGKGVVVVLPTYNERENLERIAEAILSALPEANLLVVDDSSPDGTGTLADTMATREPRLHVLHRAAKEGLGVAYRDGFRWALARAETRAVVQMDADFSHDPGDLPRLLAPLMTGSDLVLGTRYMPGGGTVGWPIHRRLISRAGTTFARVMLLLPYRDLTGGFKAWRRELLEAIRMREANTSGYGFQIETTWWAHRRRAAVTQIPIIFRERVAGSSKMSGGIIGEALGLVLRLRFEAIRDALRRTP, via the coding sequence ATGGCCCGCGAAGGCCGCGCCTCGCCGGGTGGCGGATTGGCGTCGGACCCCCCGCAGGCGCCCCGCGTCGGGCTCGCAGCCGGGAAGGGCGTGGTCGTCGTCCTGCCGACGTACAACGAACGCGAGAATCTGGAGCGGATTGCGGAGGCGATCCTGTCGGCATTACCAGAGGCGAATCTGCTGGTGGTCGATGACAGCTCCCCAGATGGGACCGGTACGCTGGCCGACACGATGGCGACGCGCGAACCGCGACTGCACGTCCTGCATCGCGCTGCCAAGGAGGGGTTGGGGGTCGCCTATCGGGACGGATTTCGCTGGGCATTGGCGCGAGCCGAAACCCGCGCGGTGGTCCAGATGGATGCCGACTTCAGCCACGATCCAGGCGACCTGCCAAGGCTGCTCGCGCCGCTCATGACCGGATCGGACCTCGTGCTCGGGACACGCTACATGCCCGGCGGTGGAACGGTCGGATGGCCGATCCACCGCAGGCTGATCAGCCGCGCCGGGACCACCTTCGCTCGGGTGATGCTGTTGCTTCCATACCGGGACCTGACCGGCGGCTTCAAGGCCTGGCGGCGAGAGCTGCTGGAGGCGATCCGCATGCGAGAGGCGAATACCAGCGGATATGGCTTCCAGATCGAGACGACCTGGTGGGCTCATCGGCGCCGGGCGGCCGTCACTCAGATCCCGATCATCTTTCGCGAGCGGGTGGCAGGGAGCTCGAAGATGAGCGGCGGCATCATCGGCGAGGCGCTGGGGCTCGTCCTGCGCCTCCGATTCGAGGCGATCCGCGACGCCTTACGACGGACCCCCTGA
- a CDS encoding peptidylprolyl isomerase, whose translation MSFRNRPVLDRKHRPRWQDELRTQQLIVAGFAVAIAVAIGIFAANAWSEHYDAHLRPVAAVGDVTYTFDDLTDRMDAIGVELQARYEDLQSRMGGVRDSVIQQALQSIQDAITALGPTAADSLVLGRVLTTTASRYDITVSDEAVSAEVTKRQTVPERLKLSIITVDALPADSEPGAEPTDADWARAEAEMNDIADAIKGGADFAETAKEKSYDSSGPAGGSLSWIEADDPLYATYFSDARDAATGDLVGPIKGDTGYRLVRVDNKKAAGTNQRMKDLLSAAGVSDAEYRAYVRGDLLKSAFTDYFKTSVMVPYQPQRKVAQIFIAAQVGIPEPGQKVRHFLAQPLPGEADQSKATDAQWAAALARAEAFRVEAIRPDANWYVLAKESEDTSSASRGGDVGWYNPGSSSFVPEFKAAIAKLEVGEVSEPVKTQFGYHVMEVTAERITAPVQADDLVATLREDPDQFAKLARDQSEDPDSAAKGGDLGWVIPYQFEPDLANAIFELTQPDQISDPITTQGGFYIFKLLATAELRWVPTTQLESVRQTGFNHWLSEIRDGAGTWTDPQFIEAPGTA comes from the coding sequence ATGTCGTTTCGCAACCGCCCGGTGCTCGACCGGAAGCATCGCCCCCGCTGGCAGGACGAGCTGCGGACCCAGCAGCTGATCGTGGCCGGGTTTGCCGTCGCCATCGCCGTTGCGATCGGGATCTTCGCGGCCAACGCCTGGAGCGAACACTATGATGCCCACCTGCGGCCGGTCGCCGCCGTCGGGGATGTGACATACACATTCGACGACCTCACCGATCGGATGGACGCCATCGGCGTCGAGTTGCAGGCTCGCTACGAGGACCTGCAGAGCCGCATGGGGGGCGTGCGGGACTCCGTGATTCAGCAGGCCCTGCAGTCGATCCAGGATGCGATCACGGCCCTCGGCCCGACTGCAGCCGATTCGCTTGTGCTCGGCCGGGTACTAACCACCACGGCGAGTCGCTATGACATTACCGTCAGCGACGAGGCGGTGAGTGCCGAGGTGACCAAGCGTCAGACCGTGCCTGAGCGACTGAAGCTCTCGATCATCACGGTCGATGCCCTGCCCGCCGACTCGGAGCCGGGCGCCGAGCCGACCGATGCCGATTGGGCTCGCGCCGAGGCCGAGATGAACGACATCGCGGACGCGATCAAAGGCGGGGCGGACTTCGCAGAGACGGCCAAGGAGAAGAGCTATGACTCGTCTGGCCCGGCGGGAGGTTCGCTCAGCTGGATCGAGGCCGACGACCCGCTGTACGCCACCTATTTCAGCGACGCCCGAGACGCCGCCACCGGTGACCTGGTTGGCCCGATCAAGGGTGACACAGGCTATCGGCTCGTGCGCGTCGACAACAAGAAGGCAGCCGGCACCAACCAGCGCATGAAGGATCTCCTTTCCGCCGCCGGGGTGTCAGATGCGGAGTACCGCGCCTATGTCCGGGGTGACCTGCTGAAGTCCGCCTTCACCGACTACTTCAAGACGAGCGTCATGGTTCCCTACCAGCCGCAGCGCAAGGTGGCACAGATCTTTATCGCGGCCCAGGTGGGGATCCCGGAGCCGGGACAGAAGGTCAGGCACTTCCTGGCCCAGCCGCTCCCGGGCGAGGCGGACCAGTCCAAGGCGACCGATGCGCAGTGGGCCGCAGCCCTGGCGCGCGCCGAGGCGTTCCGGGTCGAGGCGATCAGACCCGATGCGAATTGGTACGTGCTCGCCAAGGAGAGCGAGGACACGAGCAGCGCCAGCCGTGGCGGCGACGTGGGATGGTACAACCCCGGCTCATCGAGCTTCGTGCCGGAGTTCAAGGCTGCGATCGCCAAGCTCGAGGTGGGGGAGGTGAGCGAGCCCGTCAAGACGCAGTTCGGCTATCACGTCATGGAGGTCACCGCAGAGCGAATTACCGCACCAGTTCAGGCCGATGACCTGGTGGCCACGCTGCGAGAGGATCCTGACCAGTTCGCCAAGCTGGCCAGGGACCAGAGCGAGGACCCCGACAGTGCCGCGAAGGGCGGAGATCTCGGCTGGGTGATTCCGTATCAATTCGAGCCGGACCTGGCGAACGCAATCTTCGAGCTCACACAGCCCGACCAGATCAGCGACCCGATCACGACGCAGGGTGGGTTTTACATATTCAAGCTGCTGGCGACCGCGGAGCTGCGCTGGGTGCCGACCACGCAGCTAGAGTCGGTGCGACAGACCGGGTTCAACCACTGGCTGAGCGAGATTCGTGATGGCGCAGGGACCTGGACGGACCCCCAGTTCATCGAAGCCCCCGGCACCGCATGA
- the mazG gene encoding nucleoside triphosphate pyrophosphohydrolase, whose amino-acid sequence MTTSRGVDRLLAAAGLDPALGVQVVSGRRLASIAFDPSLPLVLLAEPVAADKATAADPPVVLPGRHARRGARDVLLSLYPRDHALQPLPGGTPSSLESLSDEDLWRADWLVPALRAVDNIASPHGMAAISARLRALDGCPWDRRQTHASLRPFVLEEAYETVDAIESGSSEDLAEELGDLFLQIILHAQLAAEDGAFDLTDVYRRLGAKIIRRHPHVFGDVEVSGADEVLRNWETIKAAERHEAGGRSSPFSGIARALPALAASREIQERASSLGWDWPAIDGVWEKVNEELTELHEAGAIDGDAGRDARLHEFGDVLFAAVNLARWLRLDPEEALRTANRRWIDRYQRVEALASERGLVLVDLSSDAKDALWNEVKAE is encoded by the coding sequence GTGACGACGTCCCGCGGCGTCGACCGCCTCCTCGCGGCGGCAGGGCTCGACCCCGCGCTCGGCGTCCAGGTCGTGTCCGGCCGGCGCCTGGCCTCCATCGCCTTCGATCCATCCCTCCCGCTCGTCCTCCTCGCCGAACCCGTTGCGGCCGACAAGGCCACTGCGGCCGACCCGCCAGTCGTCCTGCCGGGGCGCCATGCGCGCAGGGGAGCGCGCGATGTGCTCCTCTCGCTCTACCCGCGTGATCACGCGCTGCAGCCGCTCCCGGGCGGGACGCCCTCGTCGCTCGAGAGCCTGAGCGACGAGGACCTGTGGCGCGCCGACTGGCTGGTTCCCGCTCTGAGGGCGGTCGACAACATCGCCTCGCCGCACGGCATGGCGGCCATCTCCGCCCGCCTGCGGGCGCTCGATGGCTGTCCGTGGGATCGCCGGCAGACGCACGCCAGCCTCCGCCCCTTCGTGCTGGAGGAGGCGTACGAGACGGTCGACGCAATCGAGAGCGGCTCGTCGGAGGATCTGGCCGAAGAGCTCGGTGACCTCTTCCTGCAGATCATCCTGCACGCCCAGTTGGCAGCCGAGGATGGGGCCTTCGACCTGACCGATGTCTATCGCAGGCTCGGGGCCAAGATCATTCGACGTCATCCGCACGTGTTCGGTGATGTCGAGGTCAGCGGGGCGGATGAGGTGCTTCGCAACTGGGAGACGATCAAGGCGGCCGAGCGACACGAGGCGGGCGGCCGGTCGTCGCCCTTCAGCGGAATCGCCCGGGCGCTCCCCGCCCTCGCCGCCAGCCGCGAGATCCAGGAGCGCGCGTCGTCGCTCGGCTGGGATTGGCCGGCCATCGACGGCGTCTGGGAGAAGGTCAATGAGGAGCTGACCGAGCTGCACGAGGCCGGGGCGATCGACGGCGATGCTGGACGGGACGCCCGTCTCCACGAGTTCGGCGACGTGCTGTTCGCCGCCGTCAACCTGGCGCGCTGGCTGAGGCTCGATCCGGAAGAGGCGTTGCGCACGGCGAATCGCCGCTGGATCGACCGTTACCAAAGGGTCGAGGCGTTGGCATCTGAGCGTGGCCTGGTCCTTGTCGACCTCTCGTCGGATGCCAAGGATGCACTGTGGAATGAGGTCAAGGCGGAGTGA
- a CDS encoding MraY family glycosyltransferase yields MLTPLVALIVAFVAAAVLTPVVRSLARRRGLLDHPNKRKVHDVALPRLGGIAIAVGFYAGLAGALFVASPSTSPVRAADQFVAVLLGAALVVSIGMIDDLFGMRAPVKLLAQIAAASAVFLLGLSIDHLDGPWGRMELGIWSPLVTVAWFIFVMNAINLIDGLDGLAAGVGLIGIGAFALIASAGDSPLSIGLILAAGAGGVLGFLPFNVYPASIIMGDTGSFLLGFILAAAGVAVTQSGSPGAAPWAPLLVVGLALGDTAWAVIRRARARASIFAPDKLHVHHRLLAAGLSQRSAVLVLWTISAALALLGVVTAR; encoded by the coding sequence ATGCTGACCCCCCTGGTGGCCCTGATCGTCGCGTTCGTGGCCGCCGCGGTGCTGACTCCGGTGGTGCGCAGCCTCGCCAGGCGGCGAGGCCTGCTGGACCACCCGAACAAGCGGAAGGTCCACGATGTCGCGCTCCCTCGGCTCGGTGGGATCGCCATCGCCGTCGGGTTCTACGCCGGCCTGGCGGGTGCATTGTTCGTTGCCTCACCGAGCACGAGCCCGGTGCGCGCCGCGGATCAGTTCGTCGCGGTGCTGCTGGGGGCGGCCCTCGTCGTCAGCATCGGGATGATCGACGACCTGTTCGGGATGCGAGCACCGGTGAAGCTGTTGGCGCAGATCGCCGCCGCGAGCGCCGTGTTCCTGCTTGGGCTTTCCATCGACCACCTCGACGGTCCATGGGGGAGGATGGAGCTCGGGATCTGGTCGCCGCTGGTGACCGTGGCGTGGTTCATCTTCGTCATGAATGCCATCAACCTGATTGACGGCCTGGATGGCCTGGCCGCAGGCGTGGGCCTCATCGGGATCGGTGCCTTCGCATTGATAGCATCGGCCGGTGACTCGCCCCTGTCAATCGGATTGATCCTGGCGGCCGGAGCGGGAGGAGTCCTCGGCTTTCTGCCCTTCAACGTATACCCGGCCAGCATCATCATGGGCGACACCGGATCCTTCCTTCTGGGTTTCATCCTTGCCGCGGCCGGTGTCGCCGTCACGCAATCGGGCTCGCCGGGCGCGGCTCCCTGGGCGCCCTTGCTGGTCGTCGGCCTGGCGCTGGGTGACACGGCGTGGGCGGTCATTCGGCGAGCGCGTGCACGCGCCTCCATCTTTGCGCCCGACAAACTGCATGTTCACCACCGATTGCTGGCTGCTGGCCTGTCGCAGCGCAGCGCCGTGCTCGTGCTGTGGACGATCTCGGCGGCCCTCGCACTGCTTGGCGTGGTGACGGCGCGCTGA
- a CDS encoding GGDEF domain-containing protein → MTAELIFILVSGGLAGLVGVGALVAVLRGWGEPTTTPASAPIATAADSRVETTLMTPSHEAVVRVVWWVAIAGVLVGIGVSNAFAANRLAIYALGGAAVVMVVVLHEMLPRRWRGRATVALEVVAALALATGLVWLTDGANSPFVFTFHLLVVAAALTMGSQLALLVTAAASLAYVGQLLLDASLTASSVDLLRVGVNLVSLWLLAYLAGVYASSERRVRARVLELSQTDPLTSLFNRGHLFPTLEQEVQRTRRSGRGFCVLMIDLDGLKAINDSLGHLRGDDVLRAVGRVINGSIRTVDSAYRYGGDEFLILLPETEFIGAYVVAEKIREGVEEIGESLATDLAATSVSIGLVSHPEDGSSPEELMVAADRAMYQAKALGKNQISGNPRPRRAPNRLLAAPEEISEPAPAEAPRVEASLAAAPPVELSHAAPAVVAADPPPPAAAFTVEPATTNGSHHEAHGDDEPDPADVRRHIAAARRNMDPDHQIRRAMDAFLSSPTSSRADREPGA, encoded by the coding sequence GTGACAGCAGAACTGATCTTCATCCTCGTCAGCGGCGGGCTGGCTGGGCTCGTGGGTGTGGGGGCGCTCGTGGCGGTCCTCAGAGGATGGGGCGAGCCGACCACCACTCCGGCCTCCGCGCCGATTGCCACGGCCGCCGACTCGCGGGTGGAAACGACGCTGATGACCCCTTCCCATGAGGCGGTCGTGCGCGTGGTCTGGTGGGTGGCCATCGCGGGGGTGCTGGTCGGAATCGGCGTCTCGAATGCGTTTGCGGCGAACCGCCTGGCCATCTACGCCCTCGGCGGCGCCGCGGTGGTGATGGTGGTCGTCCTGCACGAGATGCTGCCGCGGCGCTGGCGCGGCCGGGCCACCGTCGCCCTGGAGGTGGTCGCCGCTCTCGCCCTGGCAACCGGCCTTGTGTGGCTGACCGATGGTGCCAACTCACCCTTCGTCTTCACCTTCCACCTGCTGGTGGTTGCTGCGGCTCTGACGATGGGGAGCCAGTTGGCGCTGCTCGTAACGGCCGCTGCTTCGCTGGCCTACGTTGGGCAGCTGCTGCTGGATGCCAGCCTGACCGCAAGCAGCGTTGATCTACTGCGCGTGGGGGTCAATCTCGTCTCGCTCTGGCTGCTCGCCTATCTCGCCGGCGTGTACGCCAGCTCCGAGCGTCGCGTCCGCGCGAGGGTCCTGGAGCTGTCGCAGACCGATCCGCTGACCAGCCTCTTCAACCGCGGGCATCTCTTCCCGACCCTGGAGCAGGAGGTGCAGCGCACCCGGCGCAGCGGCCGCGGCTTCTGCGTGCTGATGATCGACCTGGACGGGCTGAAGGCGATCAACGACTCGTTGGGCCACCTGCGCGGCGACGACGTGCTGCGTGCGGTCGGGCGCGTCATCAATGGATCGATCCGAACCGTCGACTCGGCCTACCGCTACGGTGGCGACGAGTTCCTGATCCTCCTGCCGGAGACCGAATTCATCGGCGCCTACGTGGTCGCCGAAAAGATCCGGGAGGGCGTTGAGGAGATCGGCGAGTCGCTGGCGACCGACCTAGCCGCGACGAGCGTCAGCATCGGCCTCGTCTCGCATCCGGAGGATGGGTCGTCGCCCGAGGAGCTGATGGTCGCCGCCGACCGCGCCATGTACCAGGCCAAAGCGCTCGGCAAGAACCAGATCAGCGGTAATCCACGCCCGCGCCGCGCTCCGAACCGGCTGCTGGCGGCCCCAGAAGAGATCAGCGAGCCGGCCCCGGCCGAGGCCCCACGGGTCGAGGCCTCATTGGCAGCGGCCCCACCGGTCGAACTCAGCCATGCCGCCCCGGCCGTCGTCGCCGCCGACCCGCCGCCGCCCGCAGCCGCCTTCACCGTCGAGCCCGCCACGACCAACGGGTCACACCACGAGGCACACGGGGACGACGAGCCGGATCCGGCGGACGTACGCCGCCACATCGCAGCAGCGCGGCGCAACATGGACCCAGACCATCAGATCCGACGTGCGATGGATGCCTTCCTGTCGAGCCCCACCTCGTCGCGCGCGGATCGGGAGCCGGGCGCCTAG
- a CDS encoding DUF3048 domain-containing protein: MQFLRRFSRRQIAAGAVLAVVVLGVAIWLGLGLLSTPEPIPSPSETASPTASPSPSPNPSPSATPELATCPLNGLPLDDPLVLDQVAISVQIENHPQARPARNLSNADMVIEAPVEGDTTRFSGIFLCRATVGLTGPIRSARYFVVDLWQDLGILPVGFGASGGALSRFAAAGMPYVNGITGSWPWFSRYGTHPAPHNLYGDMEALRAAIDEGGPIDRHVALVQPLRAPFTFDAGVVLPTGRSVTAVEMRTNSYWRFGWTLNETEDEWTRQDAGKTVIDEVTDKPLTAVNIIVQRVEQEVVFGDPDPGGFPRRLQHLVGKGDGTLYSRGQAIALHWSRPTAADGTEWTYADSGEPVILPPGAVWWEIIPITASVTES, encoded by the coding sequence ATGCAGTTCCTGCGCCGTTTCAGCCGTCGCCAGATCGCGGCTGGCGCGGTGTTGGCGGTGGTCGTTCTAGGGGTTGCCATCTGGCTGGGTCTCGGCCTGCTGTCGACGCCCGAGCCCATTCCGTCGCCGTCGGAGACCGCCTCCCCGACGGCATCTCCGTCCCCCTCGCCGAACCCGTCGCCGTCGGCGACCCCCGAACTGGCAACATGCCCATTGAACGGACTGCCGCTCGATGACCCGCTGGTGCTGGATCAGGTGGCCATCTCGGTCCAGATCGAGAACCATCCCCAGGCACGGCCGGCACGCAACCTGTCGAACGCGGACATGGTGATCGAGGCGCCGGTCGAGGGCGACACCACCCGCTTCAGCGGCATCTTCTTGTGCCGCGCGACGGTCGGGCTGACCGGACCGATCCGCAGCGCGCGCTATTTCGTGGTCGACCTCTGGCAGGACCTCGGCATCCTGCCCGTTGGCTTCGGCGCGAGCGGTGGCGCGCTATCGCGGTTCGCGGCGGCGGGAATGCCATACGTCAATGGCATCACCGGGTCATGGCCATGGTTCAGTCGTTACGGCACCCACCCTGCCCCGCACAACCTGTACGGCGATATGGAGGCGCTGCGCGCGGCGATCGACGAGGGTGGCCCGATCGACCGGCATGTGGCCCTCGTTCAGCCGTTGCGTGCGCCGTTTACCTTCGATGCTGGCGTGGTGCTGCCCACCGGGCGATCCGTCACCGCCGTGGAGATGCGGACCAACAGTTATTGGCGGTTCGGCTGGACGCTGAATGAGACGGAGGACGAGTGGACTCGCCAGGATGCCGGGAAGACGGTGATCGACGAGGTGACCGACAAGCCGCTCACCGCTGTGAACATTATCGTGCAGCGCGTGGAGCAGGAGGTGGTGTTCGGCGACCCCGATCCCGGTGGCTTCCCGCGACGGCTTCAACACCTCGTGGGAAAGGGCGATGGCACGCTCTACTCGCGTGGGCAGGCAATTGCCCTGCATTGGTCCCGACCCACGGCGGCCGACGGGACCGAGTGGACCTACGCAGACAGCGGGGAGCCGGTGATCCTGCCGCCGGGCGCGGTCTGGTGGGAAATCATCCCGATCACCGCCTCGGTGACGGAGTCCTAG
- a CDS encoding LCP family protein encodes MDEAPAQRYGPPPSGPRASLAALLSFLFPGLGQYYNGEAGLALLLAAPVVILVGLIALVLAVGSSQVLARLFDVRFLIGLIVVDAVLLAWRLIAVIQAHDHWERPTFRSSATWATALLVAATLAMHAVPAYYAVKTIDTLGSVALGGRGQDVQDSFGIGSLAEPSGQPDVGRGERVNILLVGVDSAPGRTTALTDTMLVVSLDPDGTASAMISMPRDLYGAPLPDGTFFNRKLNSLMVYAGAHPDAFPLGGVGTLKATIGKLLGVSINYFAAINLLGFKETVDSIGGVDITVQRAINDPTYFDEYGQRIGFYIKAGTYHMNGHTALAFVRSRKGAGDDDFTRSDRQQQLLTAIRDKLTAGNLMLALPGLLDAVKNTIATDVPSGRLADLARAVQGADMSQLQRIVLQPPEYMRADPFSSAGYILIPDLEAIRAIGEQLLSGATIGATPEPSVGP; translated from the coding sequence GTGGACGAAGCGCCAGCTCAACGCTACGGCCCGCCGCCTTCAGGGCCGCGGGCCTCGCTCGCCGCGCTCCTGTCGTTCCTCTTCCCCGGTCTCGGGCAGTACTACAACGGGGAGGCGGGGCTGGCGTTGCTGCTGGCTGCGCCGGTCGTGATCCTGGTCGGCCTGATCGCGCTGGTCCTGGCCGTGGGCTCGTCCCAGGTCCTCGCCCGCCTCTTTGACGTCCGCTTCCTGATCGGCCTGATCGTGGTGGACGCGGTTCTGCTGGCCTGGAGACTGATCGCGGTCATACAGGCCCACGATCACTGGGAGCGCCCCACATTTCGCAGCAGCGCGACCTGGGCCACCGCGCTGCTCGTGGCCGCCACGCTTGCGATGCACGCCGTGCCCGCCTACTACGCGGTCAAGACAATCGACACCCTCGGCTCAGTTGCCCTCGGCGGGCGCGGCCAAGACGTCCAGGACTCGTTCGGGATTGGGTCGCTGGCCGAGCCGTCCGGGCAGCCGGACGTCGGCCGGGGAGAGCGCGTCAACATCCTGCTGGTGGGAGTCGACAGTGCTCCAGGGCGCACGACAGCCCTGACCGACACGATGCTTGTCGTCAGCCTTGACCCCGATGGCACCGCCTCGGCGATGATCTCGATGCCCCGCGACCTCTATGGCGCGCCGCTCCCCGACGGCACCTTTTTCAACCGCAAGCTGAATTCGCTGATGGTCTACGCCGGCGCCCACCCAGATGCCTTCCCTTTAGGAGGGGTTGGCACCCTCAAGGCCACCATCGGAAAGCTCCTTGGGGTGTCGATCAATTACTTCGCTGCGATCAACTTGCTCGGCTTCAAGGAGACCGTTGACTCCATTGGCGGCGTGGACATCACGGTGCAGCGTGCGATCAACGATCCCACCTACTTCGACGAATACGGTCAACGGATCGGCTTTTATATCAAGGCGGGGACGTACCACATGAATGGCCACACCGCGCTCGCCTTCGTCCGCTCGCGGAAGGGGGCCGGTGACGACGACTTCACCCGCTCCGATCGACAGCAGCAGCTGCTCACCGCGATCCGGGACAAGCTGACCGCCGGGAACCTGATGCTGGCGCTGCCGGGCCTCCTCGACGCCGTCAAGAACACGATCGCCACGGACGTGCCATCCGGGCGCCTCGCCGATCTCGCGCGGGCGGTCCAGGGCGCCGACATGTCGCAGCTGCAGCGCATCGTGCTCCAGCCGCCGGAGTACATGCGGGCGGATCCGTTCTCGAGTGCCGGCTACATCCTGATCCCGGATCTCGAGGCGATCCGGGCCATCGGCGAGCAGCTGTTGAGTGGGGCGACGATCGGCGCCACGCCGGAACCATCCGTCGGCCCGTAG